A genomic region of Brevibacillus sp. JNUCC-41 contains the following coding sequences:
- a CDS encoding YfcC family protein → MFIVIVIVTVLTYILPAGQYERIEKDGRSVVDPTSFEFVESTPVGLLEMFSSIHAGMIEGASIILFVFLFGGALGIMQATGALDSFIKFVAVRFGKKERLLIPLMVLIFASLGTLIGSAEDSLVYIAIIVPMTIALGFDALTGFAIVILGTLATGFISGITNPFNVGVAQSIAELPMYSGMGLRIALLAVFYVVTVLYIYFHAMKVKRDPEQGEYGKFRREEHAHIDKNFRMSKRHSAALIILLVNFILLVYGVIKLGWYISEIGGLFLLSGIIMGLIGGLTPSKMANGFISGAGDMVSGALIIGIAQTILVIITSGGMLDTILYYAAGLVEQLPPAINAIGMFIVQLFLNFIVPSGSGQAALTMPIMAPLADLMGVTRQTAVLAFQLGDGISNMIFPTSGVLLAGLAVAGISFTKWVKWVFPYLLIQVAVAIIFLIIAQSIQYGPF, encoded by the coding sequence ATGTTTATCGTAATTGTAATCGTGACGGTTTTAACCTATATCTTACCCGCGGGCCAATATGAAAGAATTGAAAAGGATGGCCGAAGTGTAGTCGATCCCACTTCTTTTGAATTCGTTGAATCAACACCAGTGGGATTATTGGAAATGTTCAGCAGCATTCACGCAGGGATGATTGAAGGAGCGTCAATTATCTTGTTCGTCTTTTTGTTTGGCGGAGCACTGGGAATCATGCAGGCAACAGGAGCACTGGATTCTTTCATTAAGTTTGTGGCTGTCCGATTCGGAAAAAAAGAGAGATTGCTTATTCCGTTGATGGTATTAATCTTCGCATCATTAGGGACACTGATCGGCTCTGCTGAAGATTCATTGGTTTATATCGCAATCATTGTTCCGATGACGATTGCATTGGGCTTTGACGCCCTTACAGGTTTTGCGATCGTCATCCTTGGAACATTGGCGACTGGATTCATCTCGGGCATTACGAACCCTTTTAATGTAGGGGTTGCCCAAAGCATTGCAGAACTGCCCATGTATTCGGGAATGGGATTGCGGATCGCTCTTCTTGCAGTGTTTTATGTCGTTACAGTATTGTACATCTATTTCCATGCAATGAAGGTTAAAAGAGATCCTGAACAGGGGGAGTATGGGAAATTCAGGCGTGAAGAACATGCACATATTGATAAAAACTTTAGGATGAGTAAAAGACATAGCGCTGCTTTAATAATTTTATTGGTGAATTTCATCCTATTAGTATATGGAGTTATTAAATTAGGATGGTATATAAGTGAAATTGGCGGCTTGTTTTTATTAAGCGGGATCATAATGGGCCTGATTGGTGGCTTGACTCCATCCAAGATGGCTAATGGTTTTATTTCAGGAGCGGGCGACATGGTTTCCGGGGCATTGATAATAGGAATTGCGCAGACAATCTTGGTCATCATTACAAGTGGTGGAATGCTGGATACGATTTTATATTATGCTGCAGGATTGGTTGAGCAGCTTCCTCCCGCCATAAATGCAATCGGAATGTTCATTGTCCAATTGTTTCTTAACTTCATTGTTCCATCCGGAAGTGGACAGGCCGCATTGACGATGCCGATAATGGCTCCATTGGCGGATTTGATGGGTGTGACAAGACAAACCGCAGTGTTAGCTTTTCAATTAGGGGATGGGATTTCGAATATGATATTTCCGACTTCTGGAGTGCTATTGGCTGGACTGGCAGTGGCAGGCATATCATTTACGAAATGGGTAAAATGGGTGTTTCCGTATCTTTTGATTCAGGTTGCGGTAGCAATTATCTTTTTGATCATTGCTCAAAGCATACAGTATGGCCCTTTTTAG
- a CDS encoding amino acid permease: protein MGYGLENNDQLQRSMKRRHLFMLSLGGVIGTGLFLNAGYTINQAGAGGALVGYLAGGLILYMVMVCLGELAVHMPVTGSFQKYATEYIGPSAGFSLGWMYFVGSAATAGVEFTAAGILMKQWFPHSPTWIWCAVFIVLLFTLNALTTRGFAEAEYWFAGIKIVAVILFILIGIAGIFGFVSLSDRPTPFFENLAPSGLFPAGGITIIFVTMMNVIFSYQGSELIGIAAGESEKPEVNIPKAIRNVLFRIIVFYISSIIILSAIFPSSELGLLESPFVTLMKIAGIPYAAGIMNFIILTAILSVGNSCLYASTRLLWSMAHDGMAPKVFGLLSKRKVPLNALLFTICFSLLSLLTSFIAADTVFVILMSIAGISVTISWMGIALSQYMFRRKFIKAGGKTEDLQYIVPFYPFVPLFCLGFCLLILVFLVFDPTQRVGLFYGIGFLIACILFYKFKLAKKVESNTSLENEKIL from the coding sequence ATGGGGTATGGACTGGAGAATAATGATCAGCTGCAACGCTCGATGAAAAGACGCCATTTATTTATGCTTTCACTTGGCGGCGTAATCGGTACAGGCCTTTTTTTAAATGCAGGCTATACCATTAACCAAGCAGGGGCAGGAGGGGCCCTTGTCGGTTATCTAGCCGGCGGTCTTATTTTGTATATGGTAATGGTCTGCCTAGGCGAGCTGGCCGTTCATATGCCGGTTACAGGTTCATTCCAGAAATATGCTACCGAATATATAGGGCCTTCCGCTGGTTTCTCTCTAGGATGGATGTATTTCGTAGGTTCAGCCGCCACTGCAGGAGTTGAGTTCACGGCTGCAGGGATATTGATGAAACAGTGGTTCCCCCATAGTCCTACCTGGATTTGGTGTGCTGTGTTCATAGTGCTTTTATTTACTTTGAATGCATTAACGACAAGAGGTTTTGCAGAGGCGGAATATTGGTTCGCTGGAATAAAAATCGTTGCAGTGATTTTGTTTATCTTGATTGGAATCGCAGGCATCTTTGGTTTTGTCTCTTTATCTGATCGTCCAACCCCATTCTTTGAGAATTTGGCTCCTTCTGGTCTATTTCCAGCAGGGGGGATTACCATTATCTTTGTGACAATGATGAATGTAATATTTTCTTATCAAGGCTCAGAACTAATAGGAATAGCGGCAGGGGAAAGTGAAAAACCCGAAGTGAATATCCCTAAAGCCATTCGAAACGTACTATTTAGAATCATTGTTTTCTACATTTCGTCCATCATCATCCTTTCCGCCATATTCCCTTCTTCGGAATTAGGCTTATTGGAAAGCCCTTTTGTAACTTTGATGAAGATAGCCGGGATTCCTTATGCAGCAGGTATCATGAATTTCATTATTTTGACAGCCATTCTTTCTGTGGGGAATTCATGTCTTTATGCATCCACAAGGTTGCTTTGGTCGATGGCTCATGACGGAATGGCACCCAAGGTGTTTGGTCTATTATCCAAGCGGAAAGTGCCATTGAATGCCCTTCTTTTTACAATCTGTTTTTCGCTTCTATCGTTATTGACTAGCTTCATTGCGGCCGATACCGTGTTCGTGATACTTATGTCCATAGCTGGTATTTCCGTCACGATATCATGGATGGGAATTGCTTTATCGCAATATATGTTTAGAAGGAAATTTATAAAAGCGGGTGGTAAAACGGAAGATTTACAATACATAGTACCCTTTTACCCATTTGTCCCGTTGTTTTGTTTAGGCTTTTGTTTGCTGATTCTAGTATTCCTTGTCTTTGATCCTACTCAACGAGTCGGACTGTTTTATGGGATAGGATTTTTGATAGCCTGTATATTATTCTATAAATTTAAATTGGCTAAGAAAGTGGAGTCAAACACCAGCCTTGAAAATGAAAAAATATTGTAA
- a CDS encoding sigma 54-interacting transcriptional regulator encodes MDHFTSALLSIYDQLIVTDKNGTILKSTGTGNPLFQTVKSANVGGSIKDVEQDLFSISVAEEIMGKNEKRSFMQSSWQGPEMLMTAYPIESGAWVWAYKEIKDSYPDTSRGQSGPLLESKKPSFPFVIRSKPMLDVLHKMQMVSDVSATVLLLGESGVGKEMAARAIHNMSNRSDGPFIPVNCGAIPENLIESELFGYVEGAFTNARKDGAKGKFTLAHKGILFLDEVGELPPNVQVKLLRVLQERDVTPIGSTTSHPVDIQVIAATNKSLEKMVKKGEFREDLYYRLHVVPIHLPPLRNRVDEIPHLVQFFLQKYNALYNRNVAFTPDAIDLLCIYQWPGNVRELENTVERLVITSGMPEVDVALVKEVLPFKGPKPASIPVIDFLMPMQEAVELVEEQLINMAMEQYKSLKLAAKVLEVSQPTMSRKYKKLRNKIEEARFSPVDKRAILEEQINQRLRSIAVVTAAIIPAEEVISLQKNMNRQTSYSQKLKQKLTMIQEKEGVIEWVFIFIMTEDGRLIHLVADKGFVIEPGEEYIGPPEMVNVAYQAFNGKAGVTPIYEDRYGEWKTSFAPIIDDDGNIVAIVGCDYSKAYFNSEMQRLRKQLNIHV; translated from the coding sequence ATGGATCACTTCACCTCTGCACTCTTGTCTATTTACGATCAGCTTATTGTGACAGATAAAAATGGCACCATACTGAAATCGACCGGAACAGGAAACCCCTTATTCCAAACAGTCAAATCCGCTAATGTCGGCGGTTCCATCAAGGATGTTGAACAAGATTTGTTTTCCATAAGCGTGGCAGAAGAGATAATGGGCAAAAATGAAAAAAGATCTTTCATGCAGTCCTCATGGCAGGGGCCGGAAATGCTGATGACGGCATACCCGATTGAATCTGGGGCATGGGTGTGGGCCTACAAAGAAATTAAAGACTCGTATCCAGATACATCAAGGGGGCAATCGGGGCCTTTGTTGGAATCGAAGAAGCCATCTTTTCCATTTGTGATCCGCAGTAAACCGATGCTTGATGTTCTGCATAAAATGCAAATGGTTTCCGATGTTAGCGCAACAGTCCTTTTATTGGGGGAATCCGGTGTAGGAAAGGAAATGGCCGCCAGGGCCATACATAATATGAGTAACAGAAGCGACGGTCCGTTCATACCTGTCAATTGCGGTGCAATCCCGGAAAACCTGATTGAAAGCGAACTTTTTGGCTACGTAGAAGGGGCTTTTACCAACGCACGGAAAGACGGCGCCAAAGGGAAATTCACACTCGCCCATAAAGGTATCTTATTCTTGGATGAGGTTGGCGAGTTACCGCCTAACGTACAGGTAAAACTGCTTCGCGTCCTTCAGGAACGCGATGTCACACCAATTGGGAGTACGACATCACACCCTGTTGATATTCAAGTGATTGCCGCAACAAATAAATCGCTCGAAAAAATGGTGAAAAAAGGTGAATTTCGAGAAGACTTATATTATCGCCTTCATGTCGTACCTATCCATCTTCCGCCGCTTAGGAATCGTGTAGATGAAATCCCCCACCTGGTTCAGTTTTTTCTACAAAAGTACAATGCACTATACAATCGAAATGTGGCTTTCACCCCGGATGCAATCGACTTGCTATGTATCTATCAATGGCCTGGTAATGTGCGCGAACTTGAAAATACAGTTGAAAGGCTTGTGATTACTAGCGGAATGCCGGAAGTAGATGTTGCGTTGGTTAAAGAGGTCCTTCCTTTTAAAGGGCCCAAACCCGCTTCAATACCTGTTATCGATTTTCTGATGCCTATGCAGGAAGCAGTCGAGCTTGTGGAGGAACAGCTCATCAATATGGCGATGGAACAATACAAATCATTAAAACTAGCAGCGAAGGTATTGGAAGTCAGCCAGCCTACGATGAGCAGGAAATATAAAAAATTACGTAATAAAATTGAGGAGGCACGCTTTTCACCAGTGGATAAACGGGCCATTTTAGAAGAACAAATAAATCAACGGCTTCGTTCCATTGCCGTTGTAACTGCAGCTATCATTCCAGCTGAAGAGGTTATCAGTCTGCAAAAAAATATGAACCGGCAAACTTCCTATTCCCAGAAATTAAAACAAAAACTTACCATGATTCAAGAAAAGGAAGGCGTAATTGAATGGGTCTTTATATTTATCATGACGGAGGATGGACGTCTGATTCACCTCGTTGCAGACAAAGGCTTTGTAATTGAACCAGGGGAAGAATATATTGGTCCCCCTGAAATGGTTAATGTCGCATACCAGGCGTTTAATGGTAAGGCTGGTGTGACTCCGATATATGAAGACAGGTACGGTGAGTGGAAAACAAGCTTTGCGCCTATTATTGATGATGACGGCAATATCGTTGCTATTGTAGGTTGTGATTACAGCAAAGCCTATTTCAATTCGGAAATGCAACGTCTCCGTAAACAACTCAATATACATGTTTGA
- a CDS encoding amidohydrolase yields MKTIQETVVDEVISWRRHFHENPELSYQEYQTSEFIYRKLKTFTGLEVTRPTETSVLAVLKGAKKSARKPNTITFRADIDALPIQEEAEIDYQSRNPGIMHACGHDAHAAMLLGAAKVLSGKKDAIDGEIRFIFQHAEEVLPGGAQELVKKGVMEGVDYAFALHVTPYERTGMICLREGVFCAAADDFEIKIIGQGGHASTPELTVDPLLIGAEITTNLQHIVSRKISALRTPVISVTQFHSGSALNIIPEYAEIGGTIRSLDPDSRLKAREYLEQIVKGISETHGAKCEITWYLGYPAVVNDKAAVDISRTVMEGIFEGDNIIQVDDPMFGTEDFSAFSEIVPSSMQFLGVHNDEFGKAYPLHHPKFKIDEKALGYGVRYFVGIADKLCGH; encoded by the coding sequence ATGAAGACAATACAGGAGACAGTTGTCGATGAAGTGATTTCATGGCGACGTCATTTTCACGAAAATCCGGAGCTCTCATATCAGGAGTACCAGACTTCTGAATTCATCTATAGGAAATTAAAAACCTTTACAGGATTAGAAGTGACGAGACCTACAGAAACGAGCGTTTTAGCGGTTCTCAAAGGAGCAAAAAAATCTGCCCGAAAACCGAATACCATCACCTTTCGTGCCGATATTGATGCACTCCCGATTCAAGAAGAAGCAGAAATTGATTATCAATCAAGAAATCCTGGGATTATGCATGCATGCGGACATGATGCACATGCTGCGATGTTATTAGGTGCTGCTAAAGTCCTCTCTGGGAAAAAAGATGCGATCGATGGAGAAATCAGGTTTATTTTCCAACACGCCGAAGAGGTTCTGCCAGGGGGAGCTCAGGAATTGGTGAAAAAAGGGGTCATGGAAGGGGTGGATTATGCATTTGCACTGCATGTTACTCCTTATGAACGAACAGGGATGATATGTTTAAGGGAAGGGGTATTCTGTGCAGCAGCCGATGATTTTGAAATTAAAATCATTGGGCAGGGCGGTCATGCGTCGACTCCGGAATTAACGGTAGATCCGCTGCTCATTGGTGCAGAAATTACGACGAATCTTCAACATATCGTTTCGAGAAAAATTTCGGCTCTTAGGACACCCGTCATTTCAGTCACTCAGTTCCATTCAGGTAGTGCGCTCAATATCATACCTGAATATGCGGAAATCGGTGGTACCATTCGTTCCTTAGACCCTGATAGCCGATTGAAAGCAAGGGAGTATCTAGAGCAGATCGTTAAGGGGATTTCAGAAACGCATGGGGCAAAATGTGAAATTACTTGGTACTTAGGGTATCCAGCCGTGGTAAATGATAAAGCAGCTGTCGATATTTCAAGAACGGTCATGGAAGGTATTTTTGAAGGAGATAATATCATCCAGGTTGATGATCCTATGTTCGGGACAGAAGATTTTTCGGCTTTTTCCGAAATCGTACCCTCTTCCATGCAATTTCTAGGCGTTCATAATGATGAGTTTGGAAAAGCTTACCCTTTACACCATCCTAAATTTAAAATCGATGAGAAGGCTTTAGGGTACGGAGTAAGATATTTTGTAGGTATAGCGGATAAATTATGCGGTCATTAA
- a CDS encoding VOC family protein, which yields MKINHINLTVNDVTASREFLERYFGLSCAGSRGDGFAAMKDDDGSILTLMKGSDVRYPKTFHVGFIQENEEQVNRINQRLKDDGFMVKPPQRLHRYTFYVEAPGGFNVEVLC from the coding sequence ATGAAAATCAATCATATAAATTTAACAGTTAATGATGTTACAGCATCAAGGGAGTTTTTAGAAAGATACTTTGGATTGTCATGTGCAGGAAGCCGGGGAGATGGGTTCGCTGCAATGAAAGATGATGATGGTTCCATATTGACTCTAATGAAAGGAAGCGATGTACGATACCCGAAGACTTTTCATGTTGGATTCATACAAGAAAATGAAGAGCAAGTTAACAGGATCAATCAACGGTTGAAGGATGATGGATTCATGGTGAAACCTCCACAACGCTTACACAGATATACGTTCTATGTAGAAGCGCCTGGAGGATTTAACGTAGAAGTACTATGTTAA
- a CDS encoding IclR family transcriptional regulator produces the protein MQSIDRAMNVIKVLVSNSSENWLSITELSQECDLPVSSMHRLLKSMSLHGLIQQDGQSKQYGLGNIWLEYGLRMYDKMDYISQIRPELERLMNKVDESVYLSQPIGMESLVIERIDSEKSQIRVYDQLGSRVPMHIGAANKVMLAYMPYNQAKIIVDALVPIQERAAFWDILQETKMKGHGISHSERTEGTCSVAVPILNHFGEVHGAVSIGFVSFNLTDERLDFLIKNVMETGNRVSAKLGYRGI, from the coding sequence ATGCAGTCGATCGACCGTGCCATGAACGTTATAAAGGTGCTGGTTTCCAATTCATCGGAAAACTGGCTGTCAATTACGGAACTTTCCCAAGAATGTGATCTTCCTGTCAGCTCCATGCATCGTTTGTTAAAATCGATGTCCTTGCATGGATTGATCCAACAGGACGGGCAATCCAAACAATATGGTTTGGGGAATATTTGGCTCGAATATGGTTTACGTATGTATGACAAAATGGATTACATCAGCCAAATAAGGCCTGAACTGGAAAGGCTGATGAACAAAGTCGATGAAAGCGTCTATCTTAGCCAGCCAATAGGGATGGAATCACTCGTTATCGAACGAATCGACAGTGAAAAAAGCCAAATCCGGGTTTATGACCAGCTTGGCTCACGAGTACCTATGCATATTGGGGCTGCCAATAAAGTGATGCTTGCCTATATGCCATATAATCAAGCCAAAATAATCGTGGATGCTCTTGTGCCAATTCAAGAAAGAGCAGCTTTTTGGGATATATTGCAAGAGACTAAAATGAAGGGACATGGAATCAGCCACAGTGAAAGGACAGAGGGAACATGTTCTGTTGCCGTGCCGATACTGAACCATTTTGGGGAAGTTCACGGTGCAGTGAGCATAGGTTTTGTCAGCTTTAACCTGACAGATGAAAGACTTGATTTCCTCATTAAGAATGTTATGGAAACTGGCAATCGGGTTTCTGCAAAATTGGGGTATAGGGGAATATGA
- a CDS encoding SAV0927 family protein, translating to MNFDILSENKENQAIHHYCLLSQDYRYDVTIVYSAQFFGKAMVTSMQSGRMILLCANDINLDQYWAPTLGIEQEDIHEFQNFLKLVLQTPFHFEEY from the coding sequence TTGAATTTTGATATTCTTTCCGAAAATAAAGAAAACCAGGCTATTCATCATTATTGCTTATTGTCACAAGATTATAGATATGATGTGACCATTGTATATTCGGCCCAGTTTTTCGGTAAAGCAATGGTTACTTCCATGCAAAGCGGAAGAATGATCCTGCTTTGTGCAAATGATATTAATTTAGATCAATACTGGGCTCCGACCCTTGGGATTGAACAAGAAGATATACATGAGTTCCAAAACTTTCTCAAGTTGGTATTACAAACCCCATTTCATTTTGAAGAATACTGA
- a CDS encoding dimethylarginine dimethylaminohydrolase family protein, whose translation MYNPLERVIVKHPREAFISQEHLSQAWRNFNYAEEPDFNEALKEYGDFISILEKYVPNIDYLPASSVVGIDSLYAHDPVKFTSQGAIILKSGKELRQPEANVYKEFCREKNIPIIGYLTGDAVADGGDIVWLDDKTLVVGHGYRTNAEAIRQIKEMTAHLVEEFIVVQLPHDQGEGECLHLMSLISMVDQDLAVVHSRLMPVFFRKMLIERGIQLIEVPVDEYLTLGCNVLAIAPRVCVISSGNAYTKQKLIDAGATVYEYKGTEISFKGTGGPTCLTCPVVRTNINEGGLE comes from the coding sequence ATGTACAATCCATTGGAACGTGTCATTGTAAAACATCCGAGAGAAGCTTTTATTAGTCAAGAGCATTTAAGCCAAGCATGGCGGAACTTCAATTATGCGGAAGAGCCAGATTTCAACGAAGCTTTAAAAGAGTATGGTGATTTTATTTCCATTTTGGAGAAATATGTTCCAAACATCGATTATTTGCCAGCATCTTCGGTAGTCGGCATTGACTCCTTATATGCTCATGATCCGGTCAAATTCACTAGCCAAGGAGCCATTATTTTAAAGTCCGGGAAAGAATTGAGACAGCCTGAAGCTAATGTATACAAAGAATTTTGTAGGGAAAAGAACATCCCGATTATTGGGTATTTAACGGGTGATGCGGTTGCGGATGGCGGTGATATCGTTTGGCTTGATGATAAGACCCTAGTTGTCGGACATGGTTATCGTACAAACGCTGAAGCCATTCGGCAAATAAAAGAAATGACCGCTCATCTTGTGGAAGAATTCATCGTAGTTCAGCTTCCGCATGATCAAGGAGAGGGAGAGTGTCTCCATCTTATGTCTTTAATCAGTATGGTCGACCAGGATTTAGCAGTGGTTCACTCCCGCCTTATGCCTGTCTTTTTCAGAAAAATGCTGATTGAACGAGGCATACAGCTTATCGAAGTGCCTGTTGATGAGTACTTGACCTTGGGCTGTAATGTTCTTGCCATTGCTCCGCGGGTTTGCGTGATATCTTCTGGTAACGCTTACACAAAACAAAAGCTTATTGATGCGGGAGCAACGGTTTATGAATACAAAGGAACTGAGATCAGTTTCAAAGGCACTGGCGGTCCAACTTGTTTAACCTGCCCGGTGGTGCGTACAAATATCAATGAAGGGGGATTGGAATGA
- a CDS encoding dimethylarginine dimethylaminohydrolase family protein — MFKHAIVRKIGKSYVNGLTTSDLGNPDYEKALIQHDAYVEALKRCGVKVTVLEPDERYPDSTFVEDTAVLTPKCALVTNPGAESRNGEINEMREVLKNFYDTIEYIQSPGMLDGGDVMQVEDHFYIGLSTRTNETGALQFKDIMAKYGYDTTIIPLKKFFHLKTGVNYLGDNNLLVAGEFINHEAFSGFNQIIVKQEEEYSGNCVRMNDCVIVPKGFEGTKKKIEDLGYTVIDVEVTEFQKQDGGLSCLSLRF, encoded by the coding sequence ATGTTTAAACACGCGATTGTAAGAAAGATTGGAAAAAGTTATGTAAATGGCTTAACAACATCGGATTTAGGAAACCCGGATTATGAGAAAGCTCTTATACAACACGATGCTTATGTAGAAGCATTAAAACGCTGCGGTGTGAAAGTGACCGTTCTCGAACCCGATGAGAGATACCCTGATTCCACGTTTGTGGAAGATACAGCCGTGTTGACGCCAAAATGTGCCCTTGTAACGAATCCTGGTGCAGAAAGCCGGAATGGTGAAATTAATGAAATGAGAGAAGTTTTAAAGAACTTTTATGACACAATCGAATATATTCAATCTCCAGGTATGTTGGATGGCGGAGATGTAATGCAAGTTGAAGATCACTTCTATATTGGTCTTTCAACTAGAACAAATGAAACAGGTGCTCTTCAGTTCAAAGATATTATGGCTAAATATGGTTATGATACGACGATCATTCCCCTTAAGAAGTTCTTTCATTTAAAAACGGGTGTCAATTACCTGGGAGACAATAATTTATTAGTAGCCGGGGAATTCATTAATCACGAGGCTTTTTCTGGCTTCAATCAAATAATCGTAAAACAGGAAGAGGAATATTCGGGTAACTGCGTAAGAATGAACGACTGCGTTATTGTCCCTAAAGGGTTTGAGGGTACAAAGAAAAAAATTGAAGATTTGGGATACACAGTGATTGATGTGGAGGTGACTGAATTTCAAAAACAAGATGGCGGACTTAGTTGTCTCTCTTTGAGGTTCTAA
- a CDS encoding M20/M25/M40 family metallo-hydrolase translates to MSQLLWGTPETLRALLCELVSWDSRTLTQGEQLFPYKVQEKLRELDYFKRNPAHLSLHEADLGRNFVNAFYKHPDSKETVVLISHFDTVHTEEYGDLETLAFQPEELTKKLHERKDELPEEARIDLESGKYLFGRGTMDMKMGLALHMAIIEKASIEQWPINLLLLTVPDEEVNSAGMRAAVKELVTLRDKYGLSYKMFFNSEPSFSQKPGDNSHYIYSGTLGKIMPAALFYGKETHVGEPLKGMTANYIASFLTQLMEWNTLFQESDLGEETPLPVSLQQKDLKLQYSTQTPYRAAALYNVFIMKRTAAEIMDLFEQVANEAAMKCNESYKGLCLREQIEGVGEVQVLRYEKLLSYAEGKFGGSFVEQIKSEVKGNMELDEREKSVRIVEKLMIQCQELSPAIVLLFAPPYYPAVNTSDDTLIMESVKVMKETASMLGEEVSQIHYFNGLCDLSYVHYNDESDGWTAFEKNTPVWGDTYSIPFADMQKLQAPVLNVGPFGKDAHQRTERLHIDSAFVHTPVMLEKLIKSMFKCLVKK, encoded by the coding sequence ATGAGTCAATTACTATGGGGGACTCCAGAAACGCTCCGTGCTTTGTTATGTGAACTTGTTAGCTGGGATAGTCGTACTCTTACACAAGGAGAACAATTGTTTCCGTATAAAGTGCAAGAGAAATTGAGGGAGCTTGATTATTTTAAAAGGAATCCGGCGCACTTATCGCTTCACGAAGCTGATTTAGGGAGGAACTTTGTCAATGCCTTTTATAAACATCCCGATAGCAAGGAGACTGTTGTATTAATTAGCCATTTTGATACGGTTCATACTGAAGAATACGGTGATCTTGAGACTCTTGCATTTCAACCAGAGGAGCTCACGAAAAAACTTCATGAGAGGAAAGATGAACTACCGGAAGAAGCGCGTATTGATCTTGAATCAGGAAAGTACTTGTTTGGTAGAGGAACGATGGATATGAAAATGGGTCTTGCCCTTCATATGGCTATCATCGAAAAGGCAAGCATCGAACAATGGCCGATCAATCTCCTGCTGTTAACAGTTCCTGATGAAGAAGTGAATTCCGCGGGAATGAGGGCTGCAGTTAAAGAACTTGTGACTTTACGTGATAAATATGGCCTTTCCTATAAAATGTTTTTTAATAGTGAACCGTCCTTTTCACAGAAACCGGGCGATAATAGCCATTATATTTATTCCGGAACTTTGGGGAAAATCATGCCCGCTGCACTTTTTTATGGGAAAGAAACTCATGTAGGTGAGCCATTAAAGGGCATGACGGCTAACTATATAGCCTCGTTCCTCACGCAGCTCATGGAGTGGAACACTCTTTTTCAAGAAAGTGATCTTGGTGAGGAAACACCTTTACCGGTATCGCTTCAGCAAAAAGATCTAAAACTACAATATTCAACACAGACACCTTATCGGGCAGCCGCGCTTTATAATGTGTTCATTATGAAAAGGACAGCTGCAGAAATAATGGACCTATTCGAACAGGTTGCTAACGAAGCAGCGATGAAATGCAATGAATCTTATAAAGGGCTTTGCCTTCGTGAACAAATTGAAGGTGTAGGTGAAGTACAAGTATTGCGTTACGAAAAGTTACTTTCATATGCCGAGGGCAAATTTGGCGGGAGTTTTGTTGAGCAAATAAAGAGTGAAGTTAAAGGAAACATGGAATTGGATGAGCGGGAAAAATCAGTGCGGATCGTTGAAAAATTGATGATACAATGTCAGGAGCTTTCACCCGCCATTGTATTGCTGTTCGCACCGCCATATTATCCAGCCGTCAATACGTCCGATGATACGCTTATCATGGAATCTGTGAAAGTAATGAAGGAAACTGCCAGCATGCTTGGTGAGGAAGTCAGCCAAATTCATTATTTTAATGGCCTTTGCGATTTAAGCTATGTTCATTATAATGATGAGTCTGATGGCTGGACAGCTTTTGAAAAAAATACACCAGTCTGGGGCGATACTTACAGCATTCCTTTCGCGGATATGCAAAAACTCCAGGCACCCGTACTTAATGTGGGTCCTTTCGGCAAGGATGCCCACCAGCGTACAGAGCGCCTTCACATCGATAGCGCCTTCGTCCATACGCCCGTCATGCTGGAGAAGTTAATTAAGAGTATGTTTAAGTGTTTGGTTAAGAAGTGA